One Synergistales bacterium DNA segment encodes these proteins:
- the gap gene encoding type I glyceraldehyde-3-phosphate dehydrogenase, with protein sequence MEKTRVAINGFGRIGRLTLRSFFEEGSPEGRNFEVVAINDLTSPDNLTYLFKYDSVHRRFGGSVESSGDEMVINGKRVKVLAEPDPSKLPWKEMGVDIVVESTGRFVEADKAKAHLDAGAKKVLISAPAKQEDLTVVLGVNEEHYDPSQHRIVSNASCTTNCLAPLVKVLHDSFGVEKGVMTTAHSYTNDQKILDFPHSKYTRGRAAALSIIPTTTGAAKAIGKVMPEMQGKMTGMAMRVPTPDVSIVDLSVEVSRDTDRDAVNAAMKAAAEGPLRGILAYEEEDLVSADFVGDSHSAIFIPQHTMVIGNLVKVLGWYDNEWGYSCRINDFVDYMVSKGV encoded by the coding sequence ATGGAAAAGACAAGGGTCGCCATTAATGGATTTGGGAGAATAGGACGTCTGACGCTGCGTTCGTTTTTCGAGGAAGGTTCGCCGGAAGGGAGAAATTTCGAGGTTGTCGCCATCAACGACTTGACCTCACCGGACAATCTGACCTACCTGTTCAAATACGACTCCGTGCATCGCCGTTTTGGCGGAAGCGTAGAGAGTAGCGGCGACGAGATGGTCATCAACGGGAAGCGCGTCAAGGTGCTGGCCGAACCCGATCCCTCCAAGCTTCCGTGGAAGGAGATGGGGGTTGACATCGTTGTGGAGTCCACAGGCCGTTTTGTGGAGGCCGACAAAGCGAAGGCACATCTCGATGCCGGCGCGAAGAAGGTCCTTATTTCGGCTCCGGCCAAACAGGAGGATCTGACCGTCGTGCTCGGCGTCAACGAGGAGCACTACGATCCGAGTCAGCACAGGATTGTCTCCAATGCTTCCTGCACAACGAACTGCCTCGCCCCGTTAGTCAAGGTTCTGCACGACAGCTTCGGGGTGGAGAAGGGAGTCATGACGACAGCCCACTCCTACACCAATGACCAGAAGATTCTGGATTTCCCCCATTCCAAATACACCCGTGGCAGAGCGGCGGCCCTTTCCATTATCCCCACTACAACAGGGGCGGCCAAGGCGATCGGGAAGGTCATGCCGGAGATGCAGGGGAAGATGACCGGAATGGCGATGCGGGTACCGACGCCGGATGTCTCCATTGTCGACCTTTCCGTCGAGGTGAGCCGTGATACCGACAGAGACGCCGTCAACGCCGCGATGAAAGCAGCGGCCGAAGGACCCTTGCGGGGTATCCTCGCCTATGAAGAGGAGGATCTTGTGTCGGCTGATTTTGTGGGGGACAGCCATTCGGCCATCTTTATCCCCCAGCACACCATGGTGATCGGCAATCTCGTCAAGGTCCTCGGCTGGTATGACAACGAATGGGGGTACAGCTGCCGGATCAATGATTTTGTCGATTACATGGTTTCAAAGGGGGTTTGA